Proteins encoded in a region of the Salminus brasiliensis chromosome 2, fSalBra1.hap2, whole genome shotgun sequence genome:
- the kcna1b gene encoding potassium voltage-gated channel subfamily A member 1: protein MTVVAGDHLDESSALAGHPQESYAAEHDEHECCERVVINISGLRFETQLKTLAQFPDTLLGNPKKRMRYFDPLRNEYFFDRNRPSFDAILYYYQSGGRLRRPVNVPLDMFSEEIKFYELGVEAMEKFREDEGFIREEERPLPENEFQRQIWLLFEHPESSGPARGIAIVSVMVILISIVIFCLETLPELKEDPHGRLQTIGNSTIYYKPNVLTDPFFIVETLCIIWFSFELIVRFFACPSKAAYFKNMMNTIDVVAIIPYFITLGTELADDSEEGHEPKGGGEQATSLAILRVIRLVRVFRIFKLSRHSKGLQILGQTLKASMRELGLLIFFLFIGVILFSSAVYFAEAEEKESFFTSIPDAFWWAVVSMTTVGYGDMYPVTIGGKIVGSLCAIAGVLTIALPVPVIVSNFNYFYHRETEGEEQAQLLNVSNPNIATDSSSSRRSSSIVSKSEYVEIDEDMNNSIDNFREANLRTGNCTVMNQNCVNKGKLLTDV from the coding sequence ATGACAGTGGTGGCAGGGGACCACTTGGACGAGAGCTCGGCTCTGGCGGGCCACCCCCAGGAGTCCTACGCCGCCGAGCATGACGAGCACGAGTGCTGCGAACGCGTGGTCATCAACATATCCGGCTTGCGCTTCGAGACCCAGCTCAAGACGCTTGCCCAGTTCCCGGACACGCTGCTGGGCAACCCCAAAAAGAGGATGCGCTACTTTGACCCGCTGAGGAACGAGTACTTCTTCGACAGGAATCGCCCCAGCTTCGACGCCATCCTCTACTACTACCAGTCCGGAGGACGGCTGCGGAGACCCGTGAATGTTCCTTTGGATATGTTCTCAGAGGAGATTAAGTTTTACGAGCTTGGCGTGGAGGCCATGGAGAAGTTCAGGGAAGACGAGGGCTTCATACGTGAGGAAGAGCGCCCACTGCCAGAGAATGAGTTCCAGCGGCAAATTTGGCTCCTGTTCGAGCATCCCGAGAGCTCGGGTCCGGCACGCGGCATCGCCATCGTGTCCGTCATGGTCATTCTAATATCCATCGTCATATTCTGCCTGGAGACACTGCCAGAGCTCAAGGAGGACCCGCACGGACGGCTACAAACGATAGGGAACAGCACAATCTATTACAAGCCAAATGTTCTCACGGACCCCTTCTTCATCGTGGAGACGCTCTGCATCATCTGGTTCTCCTTCGAGTTGATTGTGAGATTCTTTGCGTGCCCAAGCAAGGCAGCCTACTTCAAAAACATGATGAACACGATCGATGTGGTGGCCATCATACCCTACTTTATCACACTCGGCACGGAGCTAGCAGATGATTCGGAGGAAGGGCACGAACCGAAAGGAGGGGGAGAGCAGGCCACATCCCTGGCCATCCTCAGGGTCATCCGTCTGGTCAGGGTGTTCAGGATCTTCAAACTGTCCAGGCACTCCAAAGGGCTGCAGATTTTGGGCCAGACCTTGAAGGCCAGCATGCGTGAGCTGGGCCTGctcatcttcttcctcttcatcgGGGTCATCCTGTTCTCCAGCGCCGTCTACTTCGCCGAGGCCGAGGAGAAGGAGTCCTTCTTCACGAGCATCCCGGACGCCTTCTGGTGGGCCGTGGTCTCCATGACCACTGTGGGCTACGGGGACATGTACCCCGTGACCATCGGGGGCAAAATCGTGGGCTCCCTGTGCGCCATCGCCGGCGTGCTGACCATCGCGCTCCCGGTGCCCGTGATTGTGTCCAACTTCAACTACTTCTACCACAGAGAGACTGAAGGAGAGGAGCAGGCGCAGCTCCTCAACGTGAGCAATCCCAACATTGCCACCGACTCCAGCTCCAGCCGGCGTAGTTCGTCTATCGTCAGCAAGTCGGAGTACGTAGAGATTGACGAGGACATGAACAACAGCATTGACAATTTTCGAGAGGCCAACCTGAGAACTGGGAACTGCACTGTCATGAACCAGAACTGTGTGAACAAGGGGAAGCTTCTAACAGATGTGTAA